ATACTGCTGATAATGATATCTATTGAAAGTTCAAATCCGAACGCAAATTCTGAAAACGTTCCCCAGTTGATGGTCGAAAGAGAAAAGAATTGCAGAAACGACGCAAGCGCAATTCCAATTCCCGCTCCGAGTAATGCTATCGTTAGCGATTCGAAAAGAAATGCAGAAAGAATATTTTTTCGCCGAAACCCGAGTGCACGCAATGTTCCAACTTCGATCGTTCTGTTTGCAACCGCAGAATACATTGTAATCATTGCACCAATCATTGCGCCAAAACTAAAGATAATCGTAATTGTCGTTCCGAGGATGCGAATAAATCCCGCCATCATTTCGGATTGCTCGCGGTAGTACACTCGCTCACGTTTCAGTTCGACGTAATTAAAACGTGGATCTTCTTCCACTCGTTTTTTTACAGTGGAAAAATCATCAATATTATTCAAAGCAAATGTCAGCGTAGAAAAAACATTTGCCCTATCAAATGCTGTCATAAAACGATTAACGTCACCCCATACTTCCGATTCAAATCCTGTTCCGTTCGCTTCAAATACTCCGACAATTTTCCATTGTTCCCCCCCAAAGGCAAGTTCGTTTCCGATATTGCAACCTGAGAATCGTTTGTGAATATTTGTCCCAACAATTACTTCATTGATTCCAAGTTCGAACATTTTTCCTTCAGTTATTTTGACGTGAGGACGCAGTTTGAACGCCGCAGGTTCAACGCCGCGTATAGCAACATTTCCCATATCATTCGTTTCAATTTTCGTGAGATTGATAATCGTGAACAATTCACTTGACGCAAGCGGATTTCCGCTTTTCGACAATTTAATTTCGGGATATGTTTTGATATTGTTAATCGCGTCGCGGTCAACTTGGCTTGCAAGTTCACCCTGCGATGCTTTGCGAAGACAAATGACGTTATCTTCGGAACCTGTTTCTACCATTGTTTTTTCTACTCCGTACGCAAGCATAAGAACTGCCGCAAATACAAACACCACTAATGCAACGCCGGAAATGGTCATCGCCGTTGTTAATCGTCGCGTCCATAAACTTCGGAATGTATAACTGAAAGGAATTTTCATACAAATGAAAAATATAAAATCTAAAATGAAAAATTATCCAATATGTCTCAACCCATCCACAA
The genomic region above belongs to Ignavibacteria bacterium and contains:
- a CDS encoding FtsX-like permease family protein, with amino-acid sequence MKIPFSYTFRSLWTRRLTTAMTISGVALVVFVFAAVLMLAYGVEKTMVETGSEDNVICLRKASQGELASQVDRDAINNIKTYPEIKLSKSGNPLASSELFTIINLTKIETNDMGNVAIRGVEPAAFKLRPHVKITEGKMFELGINEVIVGTNIHKRFSGCNIGNELAFGGEQWKIVGVFEANGTGFESEVWGDVNRFMTAFDRANVFSTLTFALNNIDDFSTVKKRVEEDPRFNYVELKRERVYYREQSEMMAGFIRILGTTITIIFSFGAMIGAMITMYSAVANRTIEVGTLRALGFRRKNILSAFLFESLTIALLGAGIGIALASFLQFFSLSTINWGTFSEFAFGFELSIDIIISSIIFAVVMGIVGGFFPAFRAARLNIVNALRAS